A genomic window from Pseudogulbenkiania sp. MAI-1 includes:
- a CDS encoding fumarate hydratase: MTIIRQEDFIQSIADAFQYISCYHPKDYIDALYKAYQHEESPAAKDAMAQILINSRMCAEGRRPICQDTGIAVVFLKVGMKVQWDSTLSVQEMVNEGVRRAYNNPDNKLRASVLLDPAGLRKNSKDNTPAVVHFEIVEGDGVEVICAAKGGGSENKSKFYALNPSDSIVDWVIKTVPTMGAGWCPPGILGIGIGGTPEKAMLLAKESLMDHVDIHELKAKADSGAELTKVEALRLEIFEKVNALGIGAQGLGGLTTVLDVKILDYPTHAASLPVAMIPNCAATRHIHFHLDGSGPAHLETPSLEDWPDITYDSSNGKRVDLDNITKEEVASWQPGDVLLINGKILTGRDAAHKRMVDMLNKGEKLPVDFTNRFIYYVGPVDPVRDEVVGPAGPTTATRMDKFTRQMLEQTGLLGMIGKAERGPAAIEAIKDNKAVYLMAVGGSAYLVSKAIKASKVVGFEDLGMEAIYEFEVKDMPVTVAVDSCGTSVHNTGPAEWRVKIGKIPVATA; this comes from the coding sequence ATGACCATCATCCGTCAGGAAGACTTCATCCAGAGCATCGCGGATGCCTTCCAGTACATCAGCTGCTACCACCCGAAAGACTACATCGACGCGCTGTACAAAGCGTACCAGCACGAAGAAAGCCCGGCCGCCAAGGACGCCATGGCGCAGATCCTGATCAACAGCCGCATGTGCGCCGAAGGCCGCCGTCCGATCTGCCAGGATACCGGTATCGCCGTAGTGTTCCTGAAAGTGGGCATGAAGGTGCAGTGGGACAGCACCCTGAGCGTGCAGGAGATGGTCAACGAAGGCGTACGCCGTGCCTACAACAACCCGGATAACAAGCTGCGCGCCTCGGTACTGCTCGACCCGGCCGGCCTGCGCAAGAACTCCAAGGACAACACCCCGGCCGTGGTGCACTTCGAGATCGTCGAAGGCGACGGCGTTGAAGTGATCTGTGCCGCCAAGGGCGGTGGCTCCGAGAACAAATCCAAGTTCTACGCGCTCAACCCGTCCGACTCCATCGTCGACTGGGTCATCAAGACCGTGCCGACCATGGGCGCCGGCTGGTGTCCGCCGGGCATCCTCGGTATCGGCATCGGCGGCACCCCGGAAAAGGCCATGCTGCTGGCCAAAGAATCGCTGATGGACCACGTCGACATCCACGAACTCAAGGCCAAGGCCGACAGCGGCGCGGAACTGACCAAGGTCGAAGCGCTGCGCCTGGAAATCTTCGAGAAGGTCAACGCGCTGGGCATCGGCGCGCAAGGCCTGGGCGGTCTCACCACGGTGCTCGACGTCAAGATTCTGGACTACCCGACCCACGCCGCCAGCCTGCCGGTCGCCATGATCCCGAACTGCGCCGCCACCCGCCACATCCACTTCCATCTGGACGGCAGCGGCCCGGCCCACCTGGAAACCCCGAGCCTGGAAGACTGGCCGGACATCACCTACGACAGCTCCAACGGCAAGCGCGTCGACCTGGACAACATCACCAAGGAAGAAGTGGCCAGCTGGCAGCCGGGCGACGTGCTGCTGATCAACGGCAAGATCCTCACCGGCCGCGACGCCGCGCACAAGCGCATGGTCGACATGCTGAACAAGGGCGAGAAACTGCCGGTCGACTTCACCAACCGCTTCATCTACTACGTCGGCCCGGTCGACCCGGTGCGTGACGAAGTGGTCGGCCCGGCTGGCCCGACCACCGCCACCCGCATGGACAAGTTCACCCGCCAGATGCTGGAACAGACCGGCCTCTTGGGCATGATCGGCAAGGCCGAGCGTGGCCCGGCAGCGATCGAAGCGATCAAGGACAACAAGGCCGTGTACCTGATGGCCGTCGGCGGCTCCGCCTACCTCGTCTCCAAGGCGATCAAGGCCTCCAAGGTGGTCGGCTTCGAAGACCTCGGCATGGAAGCCATCTACGAGTTCGAAGTGAAAGACATGCCGGTGACCGTGGCGGTCGACTCCTGTGGCACCTCGGTGCACAACACCGGCCCGGCCGAATGGCGCGTCAAGATCGGCAAGATTCCGGTCGCTACCGCCTGA
- a CDS encoding phage integrase N-terminal SAM-like domain-containing protein, whose protein sequence is MTTGKYVRSTPPPKLRDQVSDLIRLKHYSLRTEEAYTYWIHISIRFHRLSHPCEMG, encoded by the coding sequence ATAACAACCGGGAAATACGTCAGGTCTACTCCTCCACCCAAGCTGCGCGATCAGGTCAGCGACCTCATCCGCCTCAAGCACTACAGCCTGCGTACCGAAGAGGCCTACACCTACTGGATTCACATCTCCATACGCTTTCATCGGTTAAGCCATCCCTGTGAGATGGGCTAG
- a CDS encoding transposase, with the protein MPRRPRLALPGVPLHLIQRGNNRQACFFAEEDYRFYLEWLAEYAGKIGCRLHTYVLMTNHVHLLISADSAEAPGALMKALGQRYVQYVNRIYRRSGTLWEGRFRSCPIQEEAYLLACQRYIELNPVRAGMVEHLWRILLVELPRQRGGCRECTDPTARAVRGVGAGCDESAGCLPGTVQVRIGARAGRSDSTGNQWQFCAG; encoded by the coding sequence ATGCCACGCCGCCCCCGCCTGGCCCTGCCGGGCGTTCCGCTGCATTTGATCCAGCGCGGCAATAACCGCCAAGCCTGTTTCTTTGCCGAGGAGGACTACCGCTTCTATTTGGAGTGGTTAGCCGAATATGCCGGCAAGATCGGCTGCCGCCTCCATACCTATGTGTTGATGACCAACCACGTGCATCTGCTGATCTCGGCAGATAGCGCGGAGGCGCCGGGTGCCTTGATGAAGGCGCTGGGACAGCGTTATGTGCAGTATGTGAATCGCATCTATCGGCGCAGCGGCACCTTGTGGGAAGGTCGCTTCCGCTCCTGCCCGATCCAGGAAGAAGCCTATTTGCTAGCTTGCCAGCGTTACATCGAACTCAATCCGGTGCGGGCTGGCATGGTGGAGCATCTCTGGAGAATACTCTTGGTCGAGCTACCTCGCCAACGGGGAGGGTGTAGAGAATGCACTGATCCGACCGCACGGGCTGTACGAGGCGTTGGGGCTGGATGCGACGAGTCGGCAGGCTGCTTACCGGGAACTGTTCAGGTACGAATTGGAGCCCGGGCTGGTCGATCAGATTCGACGGGCAACCAATGGCAATTTTGTGCTGGGTAA
- a CDS encoding cupin domain-containing protein — MSTSKPLTAIQADEVAPRTKPSNYPEPFASLMNGREKRQLGDVFGLTNFGVNLTRLAPNSISALRHSHTRQDEFIYILSGHPTLRTDEGDIRLAPGMCAGFKAGTGNAHHLVNDTSEVVVYLEIGDRTPGDQAAYPDDDIQAELKDGEWHFSHKDGTPY, encoded by the coding sequence ATGAGCACTTCCAAACCCTTGACTGCAATCCAGGCCGACGAGGTCGCCCCTCGCACCAAGCCCTCGAATTACCCCGAACCATTTGCCTCCCTGATGAATGGGAGAGAAAAACGGCAGCTTGGCGATGTCTTTGGCTTAACCAACTTTGGCGTCAACCTGACCCGTCTCGCCCCGAACTCCATCTCCGCTCTTCGCCACAGCCACACCAGACAAGACGAATTCATCTACATCCTCAGCGGCCATCCGACACTTCGCACAGACGAGGGCGATATCCGGCTTGCTCCCGGCATGTGCGCTGGCTTCAAGGCCGGCACAGGCAACGCCCACCACTTGGTTAACGACACCTCCGAAGTGGTCGTATATCTTGAGATCGGCGATAGAACGCCAGGAGATCAGGCAGCGTACCCCGACGATGATATTCAAGCCGAGCTGAAGGATGGCGAATGGCACTTCAGCCACAAGGACGGGACGCCTTACTGA
- a CDS encoding LysE family translocator, whose translation MKLYSLFLLMATATVFSPGPGVVMTLSNALRYGMRGTFGGILGIACGALAVAAISATSLGVLLAASALAFTVLKLIGAAYLIYLGIRLWRAPPFRFAEQSVHEASFGKRFLEGLSLQLTNPKAIFFFLSVFPQFIDPARSYPIQFATLVLTYSVLVVVIHCSYALFAKRAKGWLVSDRGGRMVNKAAGVTFVCFGAALATAKR comes from the coding sequence ATGAAGCTTTATTCGCTCTTTCTGCTGATGGCCACTGCCACGGTGTTCAGTCCCGGCCCTGGTGTCGTCATGACGCTCAGCAATGCCCTGCGCTATGGCATGCGCGGCACCTTTGGCGGCATCCTGGGGATTGCTTGTGGTGCGCTGGCGGTCGCGGCGATTTCGGCCACCAGTCTCGGGGTACTGCTTGCCGCTTCGGCGCTGGCTTTTACCGTCCTCAAGCTCATCGGTGCCGCTTATCTCATCTATCTCGGTATTCGGCTGTGGCGGGCACCCCCTTTCCGGTTCGCGGAGCAGTCGGTGCACGAGGCGAGTTTCGGCAAACGCTTTCTCGAAGGACTGTCCCTGCAACTCACCAATCCCAAGGCGATTTTCTTCTTCCTCTCGGTGTTTCCCCAGTTCATCGATCCGGCTAGGAGTTACCCGATTCAGTTCGCCACGCTGGTGCTGACCTACAGTGTTCTGGTTGTCGTCATTCACTGCAGTTACGCGTTGTTTGCCAAGCGTGCCAAAGGCTGGCTGGTGTCCGATCGCGGAGGCCGTATGGTCAACAAGGCGGCGGGAGTGACGTTCGTGTGTTTCGGCGCCGCGCTGGCGACGGCGAAGCGTTGA
- a CDS encoding VOC family protein, with protein sequence MASIQRITPCLWFDDQAEQAAGFYTAIFKNSRIVGLTRYGEAGYEIHGRPAGSVLTVEFELDGQAFTALNGGPVFTFNEAVSFQVNCETQEEVDYYWEKLSVGGDEAAQQCGWLKDKYGVSWQVVPTALPKMLADADYAKSERVMTALLQMKKLDIAALQRAYDGAA encoded by the coding sequence ATGGCAAGCATCCAACGGATCACCCCCTGCCTGTGGTTCGACGATCAGGCCGAACAAGCGGCGGGGTTCTATACCGCCATCTTCAAGAACTCCCGGATCGTCGGTCTGACCCGCTACGGCGAGGCGGGGTATGAGATCCACGGCAGGCCGGCGGGGTCGGTCTTGACCGTGGAGTTCGAGCTGGATGGGCAGGCCTTTACCGCCCTCAACGGCGGGCCGGTGTTCACCTTCAACGAGGCCGTGTCGTTCCAGGTCAATTGCGAGACACAGGAAGAGGTGGACTACTACTGGGAGAAGCTGTCCGTCGGCGGAGATGAGGCGGCGCAGCAGTGCGGCTGGCTCAAGGACAAATACGGCGTGTCCTGGCAGGTGGTGCCGACTGCGCTGCCCAAGATGCTCGCCGATGCCGATTATGCAAAATCCGAGCGTGTCATGACTGCCCTGCTGCAGATGAAGAAGCTCGACATCGCCGCCTTGCAGCGGGCCTACGACGGGGCGGCTTGA
- a CDS encoding OsmC family protein: MAQYSAEVLWLRGEQDFLSNRYSRRHLLRFDGGVEVPGSSSPHVVPVPMSDASAVDPEEAFVASLSSCHMLWFLSIAAKRKFCVERYFDAAVGVMEKNAAGKMAMTVVTLRPEVTFSGERIPTRQELDAMHHEAHEECFIANSVKTEVRCEPVYGEL, encoded by the coding sequence ATGGCCCAGTACAGCGCCGAAGTGCTTTGGCTGCGCGGCGAGCAGGATTTCCTAAGTAATCGCTACAGCCGCCGGCATCTGCTGCGTTTCGATGGCGGCGTAGAGGTGCCAGGTTCGTCATCCCCGCACGTCGTTCCCGTGCCGATGTCCGATGCCTCGGCCGTCGACCCGGAGGAGGCCTTCGTGGCGTCGTTGTCGAGCTGCCACATGCTGTGGTTCCTGTCGATCGCGGCCAAGCGCAAGTTCTGTGTCGAGCGCTATTTCGATGCCGCCGTCGGCGTGATGGAGAAGAACGCAGCCGGCAAGATGGCGATGACCGTCGTCACGCTACGGCCGGAGGTGACGTTCTCAGGGGAGCGTATCCCCACGCGTCAGGAACTCGACGCGATGCATCACGAAGCGCATGAGGAGTGTTTCATCGCCAACTCGGTCAAGACCGAGGTGCGTTGCGAGCCGGTGTACGGGGAACTCTGA
- a CDS encoding VOC family protein, with translation MKPRISMITLGVGDLDRATRFYEQGLGLPRYPMEAAGVAFFALEGTWLALYPWSALAEDATVPAEGSGFRGTALAHNVSSREEVDLVMAQAVNAGARVVKPAQDAFWGGYSGYFADPEGHLWEVAWNPFMAIGPQDE, from the coding sequence ATGAAACCACGTATCAGCATGATTACGCTGGGTGTCGGCGATCTCGACCGCGCCACCCGGTTCTACGAACAGGGGCTGGGCCTGCCGCGCTATCCGATGGAGGCGGCCGGCGTCGCTTTCTTTGCGCTTGAAGGCACCTGGCTGGCCCTGTATCCGTGGTCGGCGCTGGCCGAAGACGCCACCGTGCCGGCCGAAGGCAGCGGGTTTCGCGGCACAGCCCTGGCCCACAATGTGTCGTCGCGGGAGGAGGTGGATCTGGTGATGGCGCAGGCGGTGAATGCCGGGGCGCGCGTGGTGAAACCGGCGCAAGATGCCTTTTGGGGCGGCTATAGTGGTTACTTTGCCGATCCGGAGGGTCATCTCTGGGAAGTGGCGTGGAACCCGTTCATGGCGATCGGCCCGCAGGATGAGTAA
- a CDS encoding GFA family protein, translated as MMYRGSCHCGRIAFEVEGDLTQAMDCNCSICRRKGSLMWFVPRQQLRLLTPEADMSTYTFNKHVIQHHFCPVCGIHPFGEGRDPAGNAMAAVNVRCLDDVDLDALPVKHFDGRAL; from the coding sequence ATGATGTACCGTGGAAGCTGTCATTGCGGGCGGATCGCGTTCGAAGTGGAAGGCGATCTCACCCAGGCCATGGACTGCAACTGTTCGATCTGCCGTCGCAAGGGCTCGCTGATGTGGTTCGTGCCGCGCCAGCAGCTGCGCCTGCTGACGCCGGAAGCGGATATGAGTACCTACACCTTCAACAAGCATGTCATCCAGCATCATTTCTGCCCGGTCTGCGGCATCCATCCCTTCGGTGAGGGGCGCGACCCGGCGGGGAACGCCATGGCAGCGGTCAACGTGCGCTGTCTCGATGACGTCGATCTGGATGCGTTGCCGGTCAAGCACTTCGACGGGCGCGCGTTATGA
- a CDS encoding DUF488 domain-containing protein: protein MPVYIVRLGSERLDGEGLRIGTVRRPPRGVPKSEFSTQNWYDVWYPNLAPSAETVKMAQQAKTERDWAAFIKQYRAEMATPDNSRTLDLLAALSHQSSFSVGCYCAEEAHCHRSVLRVLLAERGADVR, encoded by the coding sequence ATGCCGGTGTATATCGTCAGGTTGGGCAGCGAGCGGCTGGACGGCGAGGGGTTGCGTATTGGCACGGTGCGGCGTCCTCCACGCGGGGTGCCGAAGAGTGAATTCTCGACCCAGAACTGGTACGACGTGTGGTATCCGAACCTGGCGCCCAGCGCGGAGACGGTGAAGATGGCGCAGCAGGCCAAGACGGAGCGGGACTGGGCGGCTTTCATCAAGCAGTACCGCGCCGAGATGGCGACACCGGACAACAGCCGCACGCTCGACTTGCTGGCGGCGCTGTCGCACCAGAGCAGCTTTTCCGTGGGCTGTTACTGTGCCGAGGAGGCGCATTGCCACCGCTCGGTGCTGCGCGTCCTGCTCGCCGAACGCGGCGCGGACGTGCGTTGA
- a CDS encoding LysR substrate-binding domain-containing protein — MSTLPPLPALRSFEAVARLGSITLAAAELHVTHSAISQQIKQLEDLLGTPLFTREGRGLRLSEDGRLYALQIRIGLGEITEATRLVRARPRVDEVVVAVLPSFGKHWLLPRLPRFYARHPHYRVSLRASLDIQDLRQGLVDIGVRMGQGGWEGLAQKRLFDDELVVVASPSFNGGRLPQTPQEIVAGPIVRTVESWLPWCNVAGVEEPGNAGLWINDSNLVLEAVRLGMGVALERRSLAHDALQRGELVQLTDIRVPYPYPHWLVWPQRENSQTKQRDFTAWIEEEVADYLASLAPAA, encoded by the coding sequence ATGAGCACACTTCCCCCCCTTCCCGCCCTGCGCAGTTTCGAAGCCGTGGCCCGCCTGGGCAGCATCACGCTGGCGGCAGCCGAACTGCACGTCACCCACTCGGCCATCAGCCAGCAGATAAAACAGCTGGAAGATCTGCTCGGCACCCCACTGTTCACCCGCGAGGGGCGCGGCCTGCGCCTGAGCGAGGACGGCCGGCTGTACGCGCTGCAGATCCGTATCGGGCTGGGGGAAATCACCGAGGCCACACGGCTGGTGCGTGCCCGGCCGCGCGTGGACGAAGTGGTGGTCGCGGTGCTGCCCTCGTTCGGGAAGCACTGGCTGCTACCGCGCCTGCCCCGCTTCTACGCCCGCCACCCGCATTACCGCGTCAGCCTACGCGCCAGTCTCGACATCCAGGACCTGCGCCAGGGACTGGTCGACATCGGCGTGCGCATGGGCCAGGGCGGCTGGGAAGGGCTGGCGCAAAAAAGGCTGTTCGACGATGAACTGGTGGTGGTGGCCTCACCGTCCTTCAACGGTGGCCGCCTGCCGCAGACCCCGCAGGAAATTGTCGCCGGCCCCATCGTGCGCACGGTGGAATCGTGGCTACCTTGGTGCAACGTCGCCGGGGTGGAGGAACCGGGCAACGCCGGACTGTGGATCAACGACTCCAACCTGGTGCTGGAAGCGGTACGCCTCGGCATGGGCGTGGCGCTGGAGCGGCGTAGCCTGGCGCACGACGCGCTACAGCGCGGGGAACTGGTGCAATTGACCGATATCCGCGTGCCCTACCCCTACCCGCACTGGCTGGTCTGGCCACAGCGTGAGAATTCGCAGACCAAGCAGCGCGATTTCACCGCCTGGATCGAGGAGGAAGTCGCCGACTATCTGGCCAGCCTGGCCCCGGCGGCCTGA
- a CDS encoding glutathione S-transferase, whose translation MQLIGMLDSPYVRRVAISLRLLGVPFEHHAVSVFRTFEQFRQINPVVKAPTLVCDDGAVLMDSTLILDYVETCVASGRSLMPGGRAERQHALRLIGLALAACEKSVQIVYERQLRPAEKRHQPWLERVEGQLLAAYGELERELARTPLAVSEEGIDQAGVTTAVAWGFTQLMLADVVKAADFPLLQAFSAQAEQLPAFVALPPA comes from the coding sequence ATGCAATTGATCGGCATGCTGGATTCGCCCTACGTGCGCCGGGTGGCCATCTCGCTGCGGCTGTTGGGCGTTCCGTTCGAGCACCACGCCGTGTCGGTGTTCCGCACCTTCGAGCAGTTCCGTCAGATCAACCCGGTGGTGAAGGCCCCGACCCTGGTTTGCGACGACGGCGCGGTGCTGATGGATTCGACGTTGATTCTCGACTACGTCGAAACCTGCGTCGCGTCGGGCAGGAGCCTGATGCCCGGTGGGCGGGCCGAACGCCAGCATGCCTTGCGCCTGATCGGTCTGGCGCTGGCGGCTTGCGAGAAGAGCGTGCAGATCGTCTACGAGCGCCAGTTGCGACCGGCCGAGAAGCGGCACCAGCCTTGGCTGGAACGGGTCGAGGGCCAGTTGCTGGCGGCCTACGGCGAGCTGGAGCGCGAGCTGGCGCGTACTCCGCTCGCCGTCAGCGAGGAGGGCATCGACCAGGCCGGCGTCACCACGGCGGTGGCGTGGGGTTTTACCCAGCTGATGCTGGCGGATGTCGTCAAGGCGGCGGATTTTCCGCTGCTGCAGGCGTTCAGCGCGCAGGCCGAGCAATTGCCGGCCTTCGTCGCCCTCCCTCCCGCCTGA